GGCTTTCGATGTATGTTTTCAGGTTCCATTGTTATCTTTTTAACCGTCCTGTTCTCTGTTCGCCTTTAACAGACCTTTTGATGCATTCAAGTTGAATAAAAGTTTTTTACTTTTGTCGCCCTCGTCTTATTAAGGGGGGAATCATGTTGGCAGGCAGCTTTTACCCCCTTAATAAGGGGGTCGCCGCTTTATGCGGCGGGGGGATTTTGTTTAAAGAGAAGAAGATAAGTGATATGGCATGTCTATCACCGAATAAAAAATGGGGGATGACCATGTCGGGTTCTATTATTGACATCGGAAACGGGAATACTTATATTGTAAGACTGCAAAGTATTTTATATTCAGGAAAGGATTGTTTTTGAGAGGCTCACTGTTTTATTTCATTCTGACGTTCATACTGCTGCTCATTGTGTCAGGTTGTGAAAAAAACCGGGACAAAGCGCTGAACGGCGAACTGTTTTATCGGAACGCCGGAAAACTGAAAACAGCTTCCGCCCGGTTTGATTCGGTCACCAACTACGGAGGCAATTTCGGGAATGTCAGCATTTCCCTGACCGGAAAATACAAGGATGTCAGCGCGTTCGCCCTGGTCAAGTTTGGCAGGCCCCAGACTTCGATTCTCACAACACTGGGAAAAGCCAACCTGAAATTCAAGGTTTCCAAAGTATGGACCGAAGGTTTGAATGAGTTCGAGCTGTATGCTGCGAATTCTGATTGGTCGGATTCCACGAAAATTAATCCAAACAAATTTTTAGATGCATTGGGAGCTCCGCTTGCCGTACGGGCGGATACATCCAATACCTATTCCACCATGGTTTTTCCCCTGGATGAGACCGGAATGAACTACATTAAATCCTGGCTGACCGGGGGTTCATTCCTCCTGAAAAATTCTCCGGGAGGCAAGGCCATGATGGGAGTCTATACCAATCACGGTCTTTCTCCTCCGGAACTGGAGCTTTTCTCGTATTCTGATGCCGGAGAAGACACTACGTATATCAAATCCATCGGCGGGAACTATTCTTTCAGCCCCGGTCCCGGTGAAGATTTGCAGAGTAAGCGAAAAGGGATCATTTCAGAGGGCAATAACGGTGGATTCATCATGCATTTCACCCTTCCCGATTCATTTGCCCGCACTAACGCTGTCAACGGATGCAAACTGATTATGCCATTCGAAAAAAGTATCATTCCGCCCCAGAATAACCTGGCGGTCAGCCTGTACATTCTATCCGCCCCCTTTTCTGCAAGCGATACGACATCCACACTGACTTTAAGCCGCATCGATTATACCATAAAACCGGGCGATATACAGATGGTGGTGGATTTTTCTTCCATTATCAACACCATGTACAAAAGCTTGAATTATAATTACGGAGTCTTATTCAAACCCTCCAATGCTTCTAGTTCGCCTTCCGAGGTGATCGTATCCCCTCCCGATTCCATTTCCATCATATACACCACACTGCCGGAGGTTCGGTAACATGGCTCGTTTACTTTGGATTCTTCCGGCGGTCATGATCCTTTTTGCCCCAGTACCTTCCTGGTGCGAGCCGCCCTATGCCCCCAACGGCATCGGTGTACTCGTTCCGGATTATTCCGGAAAGGCAATGGGAATGGGAGGAGCCGGCATTGCTGCTGCGGACGGCATGAACATGTCCCTGGAGAATCCTGCCCTCGATTCTTCTTTTAAAAATCCCTGGTATGGCCTTGCAATGGTGTACAACCGTTCGACCACCTATATCGGCGGCGCTGAAGCGCCTCTATTTGCCAGGACAAATCCTACTCTGGTCAAATTTATCCTTCCGATAGTTCAGGGTTGGGCGATCGGCTGGGGAATCGCCCCATTTTCCAGAACGGACAGCAAAATACTGATGCCTGTTCATACCGGAGATATGTATACCGATACCGTGACATCCACAGGCGGAATCAATATCTCTTCGTTTGAATTGTCAGGGTCTTATAAAGCAGTGAGCATCGGGACGGCCCTGCGGTATAATTTCGGCGCTATCCAGGAGGAATGGTTCCGTCAGTTCAACACTTCAGATTCTTCATTTATAAACACGACTCATTACCTTAAGAAGAAATTGAACGGATACTCCGTTACCCTGGGCATGCTGGCAAAAGTCTACCGCGGCACCACGATAGGGTTCGGTTATACGACCAAATCTCCCATGGATATGATAGTGTCCGTACGTTCCGGCGATGCGGGGGATCCTGACATTCCGGTTGGAAAAGAAAGAATTGATCTCCCCGCATCATGGCGGATGGGTATATCCTCGGAGATTACGAAAAGATTATTCGCAGCGGTAGATTTTTCACGGGCTGACTGGACTAAGGCTGCTCATACCGACAAAGAAAAACAGATGTATAACGATACATACTCTTTTAACGCCGGACTACGGTTTATACCTTCGGTCAGCCCGATTGCCGGGTATTTTTCTACCATTCCGATTTCTATCGGTTTCAGGATGGGAACCTTGTATTACAAAAGCTATCCGCAAATTGCCGGCATTTCTGAAAGGGCGGTGACATGCGGGCTGGAGTTCCCTTTCAAGAAAAATACGGGCAGTCTCTTTACATCCTTAGAATTGGGAACCAGGGGGGACAAGAGTAAAAACGGATGGGATGAGACTTTCGTGAATGCAGGATTCTCTCTCATCGGTAAAATCAAGTAACTGAGGCTGATCAGAAACGCTGACAGGGGTAGCCATGTCCGGGAAGGCATTGATCGCCAGGACAATAGTCATTCTATACATTTTTCTTTCAGCCCCGCAGGTTCTGAAGGCGTCGGAATCTTTTTTTGCCGCCGATGGGACCGTCCGGGGAAGGGCTCTGGCCATGGGGAGCGCCTCTGCCTCGCTCGAAGATGATTTTTCTGCGGGGCTTTACAATCCGGCTGCTTTCCGGCTTAATGCCGCCCGGAACGAGCGCGCTTTCAGACTGTTCTTTAATCCGGCAGGCTCTGCCGCTGCTTTCCATGATTTTTCCAGGTATGATCGTGATTTCGCGGTGGACCGGAAGTTGACTGAAACAGAAGCACTCCTGGCGGCGTCAATGCTCCTGAAAGGAATGGTATTTACCACTCCGGCATTTGATTTTGGCATCTGTCTCAACGAGGATATTCTGAATTTGGATTCGACATTCATCGAATCCGGTCATTTTTTTTCCATCGAGCGGAATACGAAAGGAGCGTTTCACTCCTCTTTCCTGAATTTGAAGATTGCCCCGTCGATTTCCATCGGCATTACCGGAACGCTTTATGATTCCTGGAAAAACGGCCGTTACGAGACGGGCACAGGATATACCTTCGGGGTGCTTCTTAATCCCAATCCGAAAATGAAGATCGGGCTTGTATATAATGAGATGCCGAATGATTTCTCCGAAGGGCGTTACCCTCTGGAAAGCATCGAGGGAGGAACTGCCACCGGAGGTATATCATATTATCCCGATCCTCAGACAGTAATTTCGGTGGATGTCCGGAACCTGAACAAGGAAACCAAGGGGGCCGCCCGTGAGATTCATTCGGGTGTCGAGCGTGTTTTCGGGGAGCGGGTTGCACTGAGGGCAGGCTATTTCCGTAAGAAATCCACCGATTACGATGTGTATTCCGCCGGAATAGGTATTCTTCCGGCCTGGGGCAGGATAATAAAGTATGTGAATACATCGAGGAGCGATATCCTTACCTATACATTCATTTTGGAAGAAAGCAGCTCCACGAGACAATGGCACATGCTGTCTCTTCTCTTACGATATTGATCCTGACACGAGTTCAGGATGGCAACTCCTCGTCATACCGAACTTGTTGCCACTTCGCGGGAACGATGAAACTGTTTTGGCGTCATGGAATCGGAAAGGGATTTTTCAGATTATATAAGATGCCGCAGAATTATGATGCGGAGCATTTGACCACATGAAATATCATACTTTGCGGGAGGACCAGTCATGACAAACCGGTGGAAGCTGTTATTGCCGCTTCTGATTCTGTTCATTGGCCAGGGCTGTGCATCATCGGTAAAAAAAGCTCCGGAAGCGAGCGTCGCTCCAAAGGAAACCCAGGAAGAGAAGGATAAGGTAATCCTGGAAAGAATCGACCGTTATTCCGCGGCAATCCGGGATAACAAGAGCGAAATCACTGCGCTCCAGCAGAGGCTCAAAGAATTGGAAGACAAGGTGAATGCGGGCATGGCGGGTGAGAATACAGTTATCCAGGAGATCAAGGACAGCGTTACTTTCCTGAACGACCAGGTCCTCAGGATGGATAATGCCATGCGCGCCAAGAGTACCCCGGAGCCCAAGGAAGCGCCGGCAAAACCCAAATCCCCAAAAGCGGCCGGAGTTTTTAAAACCGATGGGTTCAAAGTGGATGAAGCATACCGTGATGCGCTCGCCAGCTATAATGCGCGGAAGTTCGATACTGCCATTGCGGGGTTCACCGAAATCCTGACTGTGGCGCCGTCAAGCAAGCTGGCGGTGAACGCCCAATACTGGATCGGAGAATGTTATTACTCCTTGAAGAATTACGATAAGGCATTGGAGACATTCAACAAGATTCTTGCCTATCCCCCATCCAATAAAACAGCGGACGCTCATGTCAAGATCGGGTTGACCTATTTGATGATGGGCAACAAAGGCGCTGCCCGTGAGGAGTTTAACACGGTGATCAGTAAGTACCCGGAGAGCAATGCCGCTATAATAGCCTCCGCTAAACTCGAGGTGCTGGGAGAATAATGGGTGTGTTTGGAAGCCTGAAGAGCCGGAATTATATTTTTTGGGGGGGAGTGTTTGCCGGCTTGGTGGGAACGGGTTTCACGGCAGGGGGAGAGGCTGCTGATTCGTATCCGCTTCCCCCTTCCAACAGACAAGTGGCGGAGAAAGTTCTCTTTAGTGCAGTGGAAAACCTCGGCATTCCCGAAGGAAAAGGCGCCGGGATTC
This region of Candidatus Latescibacter sp. genomic DNA includes:
- the ybgF gene encoding tol-pal system protein YbgF; this translates as MTNRWKLLLPLLILFIGQGCASSVKKAPEASVAPKETQEEKDKVILERIDRYSAAIRDNKSEITALQQRLKELEDKVNAGMAGENTVIQEIKDSVTFLNDQVLRMDNAMRAKSTPEPKEAPAKPKSPKAAGVFKTDGFKVDEAYRDALASYNARKFDTAIAGFTEILTVAPSSKLAVNAQYWIGECYYSLKNYDKALETFNKILAYPPSNKTADAHVKIGLTYLMMGNKGAAREEFNTVISKYPESNAAIIASAKLEVLGE